In a genomic window of Zingiber officinale cultivar Zhangliang chromosome 9B, Zo_v1.1, whole genome shotgun sequence:
- the LOC122024059 gene encoding glycerophosphodiester phosphodiesterase GDPD4-like isoform X3, which produces MRVIAGGGRRSSPSSSLLPHYSSTYRKPARAKFYRIPSKRWLLLLLAFLAVAPPLFFHFRFRRFHQMRLRKCGWLQSPPLVCAHGGDSSRAVPNTMDAYRIAIDSRVDCIEMDISRSSDGVLFSLHDSRDLQRMSGNSTARVGYMNMNEIKELDAGSQFPQEFHNRKVPTAESALALITSSVGKVILDAKVGPPSYEKDLAKDILSIVNKTHCQNCLVWSKSDILGRDVTELSQDVMVGYIVMSDPSTGARSKLLRMKGAGVVGVYHHLVDTKLVRILHRAGKKVYAWTVDDSESMQRMLFEGVDAIITSNPGLLQGLMQDLKTECLQDDFP; this is translated from the exons ATGAGGGTGATCGCCGGCGGCGGGCGGCGTTCTTCGCCGTCCTCCTCTCTCCTCCCTCATTATTCCTCGACCTACAGGAAGCCTGCACGAGCTAAGTTCTATCGCATCCCCTCCAAGAGGTggcttcttctcctcctcgctTTCCTCGCCGTTGCTCCCCCTCTTTTCTTCCACTTCCGCTTCCGCCGCTTCCATCAG ATGCGCTTGAGGAAGTGCGGGTGGTTACAAAGTCCTCCCCTTGTCTGCGCTCATGGTGGAGATTCAAGCAGAGCCGTCCCCAACACC ATGGATGCTTATCGGATCGCCATCGATTCTCGAGTCGATTGTATAGAAATGGATATCTCTCGCTCTTCAGATGGAGTGTTGTTTTCGTTGCATGATAG CAGGGATCTGCAGAGGATGTCTGGTAATAGTACAGCAAGAGTTGGTTATATGAACATGAATGAG ATAAAGGAACTAGATGCAGGGAGTCAGTTTCCTCAAGAATTTCATAATCGAAAGGTTCCCACAGCTGAAAGTGCTTTGGCG TTAATAACAAGCTCAGTTGGGAAAGTAATCTTGGATGCTAAAGTTGGTCCTCCTTCATATGAGAAAGACTTGGCAAAGGATATATTGTCAATT GTGAACAAAACTCACTGCCAAAATTGCCTTGTCTGGTCAAAAAGTGACATCTTAGGAAGAGATGTTACCGAGTTATCTCAAGACGTAATG GTTGGATACATTGTCATGTCTGATCCCTCTACCGGCGCTAGAAGTAAACTTTTGAGAATGAAGGGTGCTGGAGTTGTGGGTGTCTACCAtcacttggttgatacgaaacTCGTGAGAATTTTGCATAG GGCGGGTAAGAAAGTCTATGCCTGGACAGTCGATGACTCGGAATCCATGCAAAGAATGCTGTTTGAAGGTGTCGACGCAATCATCACGAGCAATCCAGGTCTCCTTCAAGGTCTCATGCAGGACTTGAAAACAGAATGCCTTCAGGATGACTTTCCTTAA
- the LOC122024059 gene encoding glycerophosphodiester phosphodiesterase GDPD4-like isoform X4, which yields MRVIAGGGRRSSPSSSLLPHYSSTYRKPARAKFYRIPSKRWLLLLLAFLAVAPPLFFHFRFRRFHQMRLRKCGWLQSPPLVCAHGGDSSRAVPNTMDAYRIAIDSRVDCIEMDISRSSDGVLFSLHDRDLQRMSGNSTARVGYMNMNEIKELDAGSQFPQEFHNRKVPTAESALALITSSVGKVILDAKVGPPSYEKDLAKDILSIVNKTHCQNCLVWSKSDILGRDVTELSQDVMVGYIVMSDPSTGARSKLLRMKGAGVVGVYHHLVDTKLVRILHRAGKKVYAWTVDDSESMQRMLFEGVDAIITSNPGLLQGLMQDLKTECLQDDFP from the exons ATGAGGGTGATCGCCGGCGGCGGGCGGCGTTCTTCGCCGTCCTCCTCTCTCCTCCCTCATTATTCCTCGACCTACAGGAAGCCTGCACGAGCTAAGTTCTATCGCATCCCCTCCAAGAGGTggcttcttctcctcctcgctTTCCTCGCCGTTGCTCCCCCTCTTTTCTTCCACTTCCGCTTCCGCCGCTTCCATCAG ATGCGCTTGAGGAAGTGCGGGTGGTTACAAAGTCCTCCCCTTGTCTGCGCTCATGGTGGAGATTCAAGCAGAGCCGTCCCCAACACC ATGGATGCTTATCGGATCGCCATCGATTCTCGAGTCGATTGTATAGAAATGGATATCTCTCGCTCTTCAGATGGAGTGTTGTTTTCGTTGCATGATAG GGATCTGCAGAGGATGTCTGGTAATAGTACAGCAAGAGTTGGTTATATGAACATGAATGAG ATAAAGGAACTAGATGCAGGGAGTCAGTTTCCTCAAGAATTTCATAATCGAAAGGTTCCCACAGCTGAAAGTGCTTTGGCG TTAATAACAAGCTCAGTTGGGAAAGTAATCTTGGATGCTAAAGTTGGTCCTCCTTCATATGAGAAAGACTTGGCAAAGGATATATTGTCAATT GTGAACAAAACTCACTGCCAAAATTGCCTTGTCTGGTCAAAAAGTGACATCTTAGGAAGAGATGTTACCGAGTTATCTCAAGACGTAATG GTTGGATACATTGTCATGTCTGATCCCTCTACCGGCGCTAGAAGTAAACTTTTGAGAATGAAGGGTGCTGGAGTTGTGGGTGTCTACCAtcacttggttgatacgaaacTCGTGAGAATTTTGCATAG GGCGGGTAAGAAAGTCTATGCCTGGACAGTCGATGACTCGGAATCCATGCAAAGAATGCTGTTTGAAGGTGTCGACGCAATCATCACGAGCAATCCAGGTCTCCTTCAAGGTCTCATGCAGGACTTGAAAACAGAATGCCTTCAGGATGACTTTCCTTAA
- the LOC122024059 gene encoding glycerophosphodiester phosphodiesterase GDPD4-like isoform X1: MRVIAGGGRRSSPSSSLLPHYSSTYRKPARAKFYRIPSKRWLLLLLAFLAVAPPLFFHFRFRRFHQMRLRKCGWLQSPPLVCAHGGDSSRAVPNTQMDAYRIAIDSRVDCIEMDISRSSDGVLFSLHDSRDLQRMSGNSTARVGYMNMNEIKELDAGSQFPQEFHNRKVPTAESALALITSSVGKVILDAKVGPPSYEKDLAKDILSIVNKTHCQNCLVWSKSDILGRDVTELSQDVMVGYIVMSDPSTGARSKLLRMKGAGVVGVYHHLVDTKLVRILHRAGKKVYAWTVDDSESMQRMLFEGVDAIITSNPGLLQGLMQDLKTECLQDDFP; the protein is encoded by the exons ATGAGGGTGATCGCCGGCGGCGGGCGGCGTTCTTCGCCGTCCTCCTCTCTCCTCCCTCATTATTCCTCGACCTACAGGAAGCCTGCACGAGCTAAGTTCTATCGCATCCCCTCCAAGAGGTggcttcttctcctcctcgctTTCCTCGCCGTTGCTCCCCCTCTTTTCTTCCACTTCCGCTTCCGCCGCTTCCATCAG ATGCGCTTGAGGAAGTGCGGGTGGTTACAAAGTCCTCCCCTTGTCTGCGCTCATGGTGGAGATTCAAGCAGAGCCGTCCCCAACACC CAGATGGATGCTTATCGGATCGCCATCGATTCTCGAGTCGATTGTATAGAAATGGATATCTCTCGCTCTTCAGATGGAGTGTTGTTTTCGTTGCATGATAG CAGGGATCTGCAGAGGATGTCTGGTAATAGTACAGCAAGAGTTGGTTATATGAACATGAATGAG ATAAAGGAACTAGATGCAGGGAGTCAGTTTCCTCAAGAATTTCATAATCGAAAGGTTCCCACAGCTGAAAGTGCTTTGGCG TTAATAACAAGCTCAGTTGGGAAAGTAATCTTGGATGCTAAAGTTGGTCCTCCTTCATATGAGAAAGACTTGGCAAAGGATATATTGTCAATT GTGAACAAAACTCACTGCCAAAATTGCCTTGTCTGGTCAAAAAGTGACATCTTAGGAAGAGATGTTACCGAGTTATCTCAAGACGTAATG GTTGGATACATTGTCATGTCTGATCCCTCTACCGGCGCTAGAAGTAAACTTTTGAGAATGAAGGGTGCTGGAGTTGTGGGTGTCTACCAtcacttggttgatacgaaacTCGTGAGAATTTTGCATAG GGCGGGTAAGAAAGTCTATGCCTGGACAGTCGATGACTCGGAATCCATGCAAAGAATGCTGTTTGAAGGTGTCGACGCAATCATCACGAGCAATCCAGGTCTCCTTCAAGGTCTCATGCAGGACTTGAAAACAGAATGCCTTCAGGATGACTTTCCTTAA
- the LOC122024059 gene encoding glycerophosphodiester phosphodiesterase GDPD4-like isoform X2, which translates to MRVIAGGGRRSSPSSSLLPHYSSTYRKPARAKFYRIPSKRWLLLLLAFLAVAPPLFFHFRFRRFHQMRLRKCGWLQSPPLVCAHGGDSSRAVPNTQMDAYRIAIDSRVDCIEMDISRSSDGVLFSLHDRDLQRMSGNSTARVGYMNMNEIKELDAGSQFPQEFHNRKVPTAESALALITSSVGKVILDAKVGPPSYEKDLAKDILSIVNKTHCQNCLVWSKSDILGRDVTELSQDVMVGYIVMSDPSTGARSKLLRMKGAGVVGVYHHLVDTKLVRILHRAGKKVYAWTVDDSESMQRMLFEGVDAIITSNPGLLQGLMQDLKTECLQDDFP; encoded by the exons ATGAGGGTGATCGCCGGCGGCGGGCGGCGTTCTTCGCCGTCCTCCTCTCTCCTCCCTCATTATTCCTCGACCTACAGGAAGCCTGCACGAGCTAAGTTCTATCGCATCCCCTCCAAGAGGTggcttcttctcctcctcgctTTCCTCGCCGTTGCTCCCCCTCTTTTCTTCCACTTCCGCTTCCGCCGCTTCCATCAG ATGCGCTTGAGGAAGTGCGGGTGGTTACAAAGTCCTCCCCTTGTCTGCGCTCATGGTGGAGATTCAAGCAGAGCCGTCCCCAACACC CAGATGGATGCTTATCGGATCGCCATCGATTCTCGAGTCGATTGTATAGAAATGGATATCTCTCGCTCTTCAGATGGAGTGTTGTTTTCGTTGCATGATAG GGATCTGCAGAGGATGTCTGGTAATAGTACAGCAAGAGTTGGTTATATGAACATGAATGAG ATAAAGGAACTAGATGCAGGGAGTCAGTTTCCTCAAGAATTTCATAATCGAAAGGTTCCCACAGCTGAAAGTGCTTTGGCG TTAATAACAAGCTCAGTTGGGAAAGTAATCTTGGATGCTAAAGTTGGTCCTCCTTCATATGAGAAAGACTTGGCAAAGGATATATTGTCAATT GTGAACAAAACTCACTGCCAAAATTGCCTTGTCTGGTCAAAAAGTGACATCTTAGGAAGAGATGTTACCGAGTTATCTCAAGACGTAATG GTTGGATACATTGTCATGTCTGATCCCTCTACCGGCGCTAGAAGTAAACTTTTGAGAATGAAGGGTGCTGGAGTTGTGGGTGTCTACCAtcacttggttgatacgaaacTCGTGAGAATTTTGCATAG GGCGGGTAAGAAAGTCTATGCCTGGACAGTCGATGACTCGGAATCCATGCAAAGAATGCTGTTTGAAGGTGTCGACGCAATCATCACGAGCAATCCAGGTCTCCTTCAAGGTCTCATGCAGGACTTGAAAACAGAATGCCTTCAGGATGACTTTCCTTAA